The Citricoccus sp. K5 sequence TCGACGACCTCAACGACGCCTCCGACTTCATCCGCACCGTGGAGAAACGCCAAGGCCTCAAGGTCTCCGCCCCCGAAGAGGTCGCCTGGCGCCGCGGCTTCCTCACCGACGACGACCTCCGCCGCGTGGCCGAACCCCTCCTCAAATCCGGCTACGGCCAATACCTCCTCCAACTGCTCGAGCATGAGCGGAGGATCCCGGAGCTGAGCCTGCGCGCAGCGTCCTAGGGTGAGCCGGATTCGGCAGGGGTTCCGCAAAGTGGTTCCCTGGTAATCGTCGGGTCGAAGACCGCGGCGGCGCAGGATCGGCACGACATGGTCGACGAAGGGGAAAAGAACGTGACTACTTTCGAAAGCAGGACGCACAGGCCTCGCGCGGACAAGGAGCGCAACCGGACCCACATCCTCGAGGTTGCTGAGGCCTTCTTCAGCCAACAGGGCGTTGGTGGGTCCTTGGACGCTATTGCCAAGAGAGCCGGCGTCGGTCCTGGCACCCTCTACCGGCACTTCCCCACCCGTGAGGCGCTGATCGCGTCGCTCCTCCAGGCCCGCTACGACGAACTGTTCGCCGGCTTCGAGGCCATCCGGGGGCACGAGGGCGACTCCGGCGCCGCTCTCGAAGAGTGGCTGGAGGCACTGCACGCGTACGTGACCGCCTTTGACGGCCTGCCCGACCCCTTACGGATCGCCCTGTCAGAAGAGTCGTCCCCACTGGCGTTCACCTGTCAAGCCGTCATCTCCGCTACCGAAGAGCTGCTCACCGCGGCACAACGCGAGGGCAGTGCTCGGCCCTGGGTTCGAGCCCAGGACCTGTTCCTCAGCGTGCTCGCCACCGCATGGGTCGGCGGCGCCGCCCTGGCCGACGAGGCCTCGGGCCAGGCGCTCCGCGCCATCCTGCGTGAGGGCTGGAAAGTACCGGCCCCCGGTCCGGCACAATGAAAGCCATGCGACACCTGACCTTCTGCGGATTGGCCATCTCGTTCGACGAGCGCGTGCTGGAGCCACGGCCCTGGACGGAGGCGCAGTCCGCGTGGGCGGCCGAACTGCTGGCCGAGGCGGCACCGGGCCCGGTGCTGGAACTCTGCGCCGGCGTCGGGCATATCGGTTTGGGCGCCGTGCGGGATTCGGATCGCCGCCTGGTCATGGTGGACGTCAACCCGGCGGCCGAGGAGTTCGCCCGGCACAATGCGGCGGCAAACGGCCTTCAGGAGCGCATCGACTTCCGCCTGGCCCGGCTGGATGAGGCCCTCGCGGAGGGCGAGCGCTTCGCCGTGGTGGTGGCGGACCCGCCGTGGGTGCGCTCGGCGGACACCTCGAGGTACCCGGAGGATCCGGTGCTCGCCATCGACGGCGGCGACGACGGCCTCGACCTCGCGCGGACCTGCGTGTCCATCATGGACCGGCACCTGGCCAGCGGCGGCTCCGGCCTGCTCCAGCTCGGCAACACCGCACAGGCGGAGACGATCGCGGCGGAGGCCGCCCAGCGCCCGGAGGGTTCGGTCAGGGTCGCCGAGACCCGAGTCTTCGACCGCGGCGTACTCGTGCGGCTCACCCGCTGAACCACCTCTGTTCTGCCGCTGATCTGCCGCCGGTCCGCGGCCCCGGCGGGGATAGCATGGGTGCATGACTGAAACGGAGCAGGGCACCACCAGCGAGTGGCTCTACGACTTGTTGCTCGACAGCCCTGATCTGCAGGCGTTCCTGGAGGACTTCACCGCGGCATTGCATCATGGCCTCACCACGAACCCCGGCGTTCTGTGGTGCTCGGTGACGGTACTGCGCAAGAAGCGTGCGGCAACCATGGCCTCGAGCGCCGGCTGGATCCACGAGTTGGACGTCAGGCAATACGAGCTGGGCGATGGACCGTGCCTGACGGCGGCGGCCGAGCTCGTGCCGCAATATGTGCCGGACTGCGCTACCGATGAGCAGTGGCCCGCCTTTACCACGTTGGCGGCGGAAGCCGGAGTCAAGTCCATCCTGGCCTTCCCTTTCGACCTGGCCGGCGAGGCCTCCGGGTGCTTCAACATCTACTTCTCCGATCACCAGAGCTATGACGACCTCTCGCGCCACGAGCTGGAGAGCATCCTCGGCATCTCCTCGAAGGGTCTGCGCTTGGCGGTGCGGTTGGCAGCCCACGAAGAGACGCAGGCAGACCTGGACGCGGCCCTGCGGTCCCGTACCTCCATTGACTTGGCGGTGGGCATCATCATGGGCCAGAACCGGTGCTCACAGGATGAGGCGTTCAAGATCCTGACCGAGGTCTCCAGCCATCGCAACATCAAGGTCCGTGAACTCGCTACGAGTCTGGTGGACAAGGTGAGCCAGGCGCCGACCGAGACGCACTTCGACCGTTAAACGCTGCTGGCGCCCGGCCTCGTGAACAGGCCGACGGACGTCATGCGGTGCGTGTCCGGGGCCAGATCGTAGACCTGCACGGCGTCCAGGCTCCACCCACGCTCATTGAGCCAGCGGGTGTCCTGGGCGAACGCCGCCGTCTCGCTCGAGACATAGACGATCTTGCCGGGACCGAGCTCGTGAACACGGCTGAGCACCGCACGTCCGGCACCTGACCGTGGCGGATGCATCACTACGGTGTCCACGCGGCGGCCGTGGAGTCCCCCCTGAGCGAATCCGGTGGCCGGAGCATCCAGCCAACTGCTCAGCACCTCATCGGCCTTCCCCTCGAGCACGATCGCCTGGGAGATGTCCTGCAAGTTGAACCGAGCGTCGCGGCTCGCGCTGGAATCGGCTTCGACGGAGAGGACTGCACCGTTCTGGCCGGCAGCGTCGGCGAGAAATGCCGAGAACAGGCCCGCCCCGGAATAGAGGTCCGCGATCACCTGGCCGTCCTGGACATCGGCGGCCTGCAGGACGGCCTCAACGAGCGTGGCCGGGGCGTCTCGGTGGACCGGCCAGTAGCCGTCACCGGTGACACGGAAGGCCTTGGAGCCGTACCGCTCCGAGCTGACGTCCTCCCGCACCCAGGACCGGCCGCGCAACTGCAGGTTCTTCACCGTTGCGCTCGCTGATGTCTGGGGCTTGGTCTTCTGGATCCTCTGGGTACTCCGGCGCACGGCGACCATGGCGGAGACCCGCTTCGGAAAGCTGGACAGCTGACGCCGCCAGACATCTGCATAGCTCTTCAACGTCTCCGGTGAGTCGGAGATCTCCGGTACCGGGGTGATGATGATGAGGGCTTCAAGGCCGTGGCCCGGCGTGGTGACGTTCACGCTGGCTGCGCCGGAGAAGTCGATCTCCCACAGGCGCAACTCGTTGAGCTCCTGGACCGCCAGCGGGATGTTGCTCACCGGAATGGCCTCCTGGCCGCTGTGGACGGGGATGGACAACCGGCCGCCCGGGGACACCGCGAAGGTGGTGCGGGTGCGCCAATGCAGCCCTGCCGGCTCGTCAGCATGCATCCCGTGGACGAGGACCTCCACGTCCTCGAGCGTCTGCCGGCCCAGCCGGACCATGGTGTCCCGGAAGACCTGGGCTTTGAGCCGGCGCTGGTAGTCGAGGACGATATGGCCGTACTCTGCGCCGCCCACGGGCTGGCGGCCCGCCGGATAGGACCGGAGTGAGTCGGCCAGCTTCCACTGGTTCAACCGGCGGAATTCCGAAGCGCGAATCACCTTGACGGTGTCGGCCCGCCAGAACTGGTCCGAGGGATCGGCAGCGGTGAGTTCAGCCAGGACGGTCTCGCCGGGGATCGCATGGCGGACGAACACCGGCCGGCCCTCATGACGAGCGACGCAGTGCCCTCCATGGGCCATGGGACCGACCTTGAGAATCAGCTGGCCGAGATCAGGAGCCGAGCGCGGGCGGGGATGTGGAGCGCTGGTGACGCCGGCCGGGATCGGTCCGGTCAATGAGGGGGCTGCCATGGGGGCACGCAGTGATTGCTCCACGATTCTCCTGAGAGTCGTTACGGAAAGGCCCACTGCTAGACCCAACTGTCACGCTAATGGATAACTCGTCCCCGGCCTAGCGACAGGACGGATCGTGCTCGGCAACCCGAGCTCTCGGCCCATGAGTGGGTCGCTCGAGAGTTCGGGCGCCGCGGCACGTCAGGGAGCGGGTGGATCAGTTGCGTCGATCGCGGCGGCCGGTGTTCCCGCCGTCTCCCTCCACCTCGATGTCCTCGTGCTGCACGGTCTCGGCGACCCGCTCGGTGTCCTGGACCTGGGTCTTGTCCACGGTGACCTTCTCTGCCGTGGCCGTCTTGTTCACCACCGGGACCTCTTCGTGGGCGGTGACCTCCACGTCCTGGTCGCCGGTATCTCGCCGCGCTTCAGCGGAGTCCGGGTCTACCGGCTCCCGCTCCACCACGATCTCCTCCCGGCTCACCGGGACCTCCACCGTCTCAGTGTCGGTGTAGGTGTGCTTGCGCAACCGCACCCGGCCGGTCTCCCGGACCTCGGTGCCGACGTTGAGCTGCTCATTGCGGGCCGTGACGGACTCGGTGCCAACGCTGGCATCGCGGTCGACCTCGTTCCGGGTGTCACGTCCAGCATCTGGACCGGCGCCGGGGGCAGTGCCGGCGGCCGTGCCCCGGTCGGTGCCGGTCTCCGTGCCCCGGCCGGTGCCGGCAGTGGTGCCTGAGGAGTCGATGGAGTAGTACTCGTAGATCCGCTGCTCCTCCTCCGGAGTCAGAGACCCATCGGCGTCAACGTTCGGGGCGTCCTTGACGAACGCCTTGTCGAAGGGCACCTGCAGTCCGTCCCGGGACGGGCTGGCCTCGGAGATGGGAACGAAGGTCTCCTTGGCTCCGAAGAGTCCAGTCTTCACCGTGACGAAGGTCGGCTGGTTCGTGCGGTCATCGAGATAGACCTGGCCGACGGAACCGATCTTCTCGCCGTCCGTGCCGTAGACGGTGGCGTCCTGAAGTTGCTCGACAGTGTTGCGATCCTGCATGGCATGCTCTCCTGACTCGTAGAATCCGGCGTGCGTCCACACGTCGGTGGAGATGAGGCTCTTCCCGCGAGGTGAGCGCGAAGGCCCTGCTTCGACCACTCCTTCCGCCGAGCCGCTCGGCCGCGGCCAAAGGTGGTGGCGTGGGTTCAAGCTAGCCATGGCTCAACACAGGTGCAATGAATGCGGAACGGTGATTTGACGTGTTCACGGAACGTGCCGGTGACCAGGTCGACTCGTGGGCACCGGGGAGGCCAGATCAGGTGGTGCGGTTGCGCAGGACCTTGTGCGTGCCGTCGCACCACGGCTTGACCGCGGAGGCCCCGCACCGGCAGACGGCGCTGACCGGGCGCCACGTGCGGTGCTCGTTTCCGTCCTCGTCCTGCACCACGTGATCGCCCCGCAGCAGCATCGGCCCGCCGGGACACAGGATCACGTCGGGGTGGTCCACAGAGGGCTCCCCCGTGCTGCCCGAGCTGCTCGTGCCGCCAGAGCTGCCCGTGCCGCTCATCCCGCCCACTGCTTCAGCATCCGTTCGGCATAACGGTCCGCCAGGTCCAGTGCCGAGAAGGCGCCGAGGTAGACGTCATCATGCAGGCCCGGTTCCTCCTCCAGCAGGGCGCCGCAGATGGTGCGCACCGCCAGCTGCTCGTGCACCGCATCGGCCTCCACATGCTCGGTGTAGTACTCGATCATGGACTCCGGGAATCCGAGGCGCTTCAGCCCCTGGGCCATCCGGCGGGAGGGCGCGGAGCTGGTGGCCTCGAACGCCGCCAGAAACCCGAGCGAGGCGGCCCGGAGCCGGCGGTTCAGCCCGAAGAGGGACATCGCGTTGTTCTCCTCGAGGACCTCCAGCGGTGCCTCGTTGATGTAGGCGCCGTACTCGGAGTTCAGGCCGCTGTCCTGAAGGCCACGGGCGAACAGGTGGGCATGGAGGAGATTCGGGTCTCCGCCCCCGTACTCGTCGAACTGCAGCTCCATCACGGCGGCCTTGACCCGGTCAGACAGGCGGGGAATCACCCACGTGGTGTGGTCCGCCTCCTTCAGGTGGTAGATGGTGCGGTGCCGCAGCAACTCGCGCACCTGCTCCTCGGTGGCCTTCCGGCGGACATGGGCCGCCAGCGAGGGGCCGTCATGGTCGGCCACGAAGTCGAAGAACTTCTCCGCGAACCCGTCCGGTTCCGGCACCTCGGGCATCCGGGCTCGCAGGGTCCGCTCGAAGTCCTGCTCCAGGCCGCGCCGCACACCGATCAGCTGCGGGTCCCACTCCAACTCTCCGGCCACGTCCTCGAAGCCGCGGTAGTGCTGCTCGTAGAGCGCCCACAGCGTGAGCTGCGCATCCTCGGCGGTGTCCGACGGCGGCGCCTCGGCCAGGTGCTGCGTCTCACCGGAGCGCATGGCCCGGAAGACGACCTCGCTCAGCGAGCCTCGGCTCTCCGGTGTCAGCATGGGCCCACCTCAATCCCGGTCGACATCGGCGGGACAGCCACGGGCCGGCAGCTGGGGTGGGGCATCCTGGTCCTCTACGTATGGTTGCGGGAAGTCGGTTCGAAGAGCGTTGGAGCGCCCTCGGTGTTTAACCTATACGGAAATCTGGACCGAAATTCGCCTCTTTGGAGGGGGTGATTCCGCCTTGAGAGGGATGGTTGATGGATGCGCTCAGTGGGAGCGACTGCGGGAGCGGTTACGTCCGGCCAGACCTTCAGCAGTGCCGATCAGGGCCACTGCGGCGACCACGGCCACGATGAAGCCCAAGATGTTCAGTTCGAAGATGTCTCCCGTGCCCAGCAGATTGGCCACCAGGCCCCCGATGACCGAACCGGCCAAGCCCAACAAGAGGGTGGCGAGCAAGCCGAGGTTCTGCTTGCCGGGTTTGACTAGGCGCGCTAAGGCACCGATGACGAGGCCTGCCACGATGAATCCAATCATGCTGGGTCCTTTCCCAAGAAGTTCCGAATGTGCTGTTGCCCCGGTATGTCGAGAAAACGGCGCCGGGCAGGATACCGAAACTACCCCATACTCCCCGAGGTAACCGACCACCGCCGCCCAGGACGGTCAGGTCCCGGGCGGCGGTCAGCAGAGGTGCAGGGTCAGGAATCCTGGGCGGCTCCCCTGACGTTCTGCGCCGACTGAGCGGACTCGTCCTTGAGCTGGCCCGCCTTGTCCTGCCCCTCGCTCTTGACGTGCTCAGCTCCGCTGGCCGCGGTCTCCTTGACGGAATCCATGGCCTCCTGGGCCTGCGGCTTCAGGTGCTCACCCATGTCCTGGGCCATGGACTTGGCCTCCTCCACCAGAGGCCCGGTCTGCTCCTTGACCTTGGTTGCCGCCTCTTGCTCCGGGCGGGAGGCCGGGATCAGAGAGCCGATCAGCCAGCCGGCGCCCATGGCGATCAGTCCAGCCGCCAGCGGGTTGCCGCGGGTGCTGCGGCGGACCGCCGTCGGGGCTTCCTGCACGGCATGCATGGCGTCCTCCGCCCGGTGTTGCGAGCCGTCCGCCACGGCCTGGGCACGGTCAGCAAGCCCGGTGGAACTCTGCTGGTTGGAGTACGGGTCGGTGGGGTTGCCCATCACGGATTCCTTCATGGTGCTCAAGCGTTCACGGACACGGTCACCCTGCCGGTGGACGGCCTTGGTCGGGTTGGTCTTCTCGGCCAGTGCGTCCACGTCATTGCTGAGCTCATGGCGGGTGCGCTCGATGTCGGCGCGGATCTCATCGGGATTGTTGCTCATGGGGTCTCCTTGTCCGGGTTCAGGGTCGCGGGGATCTCCTGGACCGTCTGTTGGGTCTGCGGCAGACCCTTGATGCGTTCGAAGTTCTTCTTGCCCATCAGTGCGAGCACGGCGGCCGCCACGCCCCAGAGCACGGCGACGATCAACGCAGCCCAGCCCAGGTGCATCACCGAGCCCAGGGCCCACATCAGGGCCGTGGAAAGGAACAACAGCACGAAGAAGGCAGCCCACGCGGCCCCGGCGAACATCCCGGCACCCGTCCCGGCCTTCTTGACCTCAATGGTCGCCTCGGCCTTCGCCAGCTGGATCTCCTGCCGCACCAGCGTGCTCAGGTTCTCCGAGAAGCTCCCGAACATCTCGCCCAGGGACTCATTCCGGGCCCGGGTTTCAGCTTCGGGTTCTGGTGCCTGGGTGGATCCGGAACCCGGTGCCGCCGGGCCCGTCCCAGCGGCACCGGCAGCGGGGCTACCGGTCGGCACGCCCTCATAGCGGGGATC is a genomic window containing:
- a CDS encoding TetR/AcrR family transcriptional regulator, whose product is MTTFESRTHRPRADKERNRTHILEVAEAFFSQQGVGGSLDAIAKRAGVGPGTLYRHFPTREALIASLLQARYDELFAGFEAIRGHEGDSGAALEEWLEALHAYVTAFDGLPDPLRIALSEESSPLAFTCQAVISATEELLTAAQREGSARPWVRAQDLFLSVLATAWVGGAALADEASGQALRAILREGWKVPAPGPAQ
- a CDS encoding class I SAM-dependent methyltransferase, which encodes MRHLTFCGLAISFDERVLEPRPWTEAQSAWAAELLAEAAPGPVLELCAGVGHIGLGAVRDSDRRLVMVDVNPAAEEFARHNAAANGLQERIDFRLARLDEALAEGERFAVVVADPPWVRSADTSRYPEDPVLAIDGGDDGLDLARTCVSIMDRHLASGGSGLLQLGNTAQAETIAAEAAQRPEGSVRVAETRVFDRGVLVRLTR
- a CDS encoding GAF and ANTAR domain-containing protein, producing the protein MTETEQGTTSEWLYDLLLDSPDLQAFLEDFTAALHHGLTTNPGVLWCSVTVLRKKRAATMASSAGWIHELDVRQYELGDGPCLTAAAELVPQYVPDCATDEQWPAFTTLAAEAGVKSILAFPFDLAGEASGCFNIYFSDHQSYDDLSRHELESILGISSKGLRLAVRLAAHEETQADLDAALRSRTSIDLAVGIIMGQNRCSQDEAFKILTEVSSHRNIKVRELATSLVDKVSQAPTETHFDR
- a CDS encoding class I SAM-dependent RNA methyltransferase, which codes for MEQSLRAPMAAPSLTGPIPAGVTSAPHPRPRSAPDLGQLILKVGPMAHGGHCVARHEGRPVFVRHAIPGETVLAELTAADPSDQFWRADTVKVIRASEFRRLNQWKLADSLRSYPAGRQPVGGAEYGHIVLDYQRRLKAQVFRDTMVRLGRQTLEDVEVLVHGMHADEPAGLHWRTRTTFAVSPGGRLSIPVHSGQEAIPVSNIPLAVQELNELRLWEIDFSGAASVNVTTPGHGLEALIIITPVPEISDSPETLKSYADVWRRQLSSFPKRVSAMVAVRRSTQRIQKTKPQTSASATVKNLQLRGRSWVREDVSSERYGSKAFRVTGDGYWPVHRDAPATLVEAVLQAADVQDGQVIADLYSGAGLFSAFLADAAGQNGAVLSVEADSSASRDARFNLQDISQAIVLEGKADEVLSSWLDAPATGFAQGGLHGRRVDTVVMHPPRSGAGRAVLSRVHELGPGKIVYVSSETAAFAQDTRWLNERGWSLDAVQVYDLAPDTHRMTSVGLFTRPGASSV
- a CDS encoding DUF2382 domain-containing protein encodes the protein MQDRNTVEQLQDATVYGTDGEKIGSVGQVYLDDRTNQPTFVTVKTGLFGAKETFVPISEASPSRDGLQVPFDKAFVKDAPNVDADGSLTPEEEQRIYEYYSIDSSGTTAGTGRGTETGTDRGTAAGTAPGAGPDAGRDTRNEVDRDASVGTESVTARNEQLNVGTEVRETGRVRLRKHTYTDTETVEVPVSREEIVVEREPVDPDSAEARRDTGDQDVEVTAHEEVPVVNKTATAEKVTVDKTQVQDTERVAETVQHEDIEVEGDGGNTGRRDRRN
- a CDS encoding CDGSH iron-sulfur domain-containing protein, producing the protein MSGTGSSGGTSSSGSTGEPSVDHPDVILCPGGPMLLRGDHVVQDEDGNEHRTWRPVSAVCRCGASAVKPWCDGTHKVLRNRTT
- a CDS encoding iron-containing redox enzyme family protein, with amino-acid sequence MLTPESRGSLSEVVFRAMRSGETQHLAEAPPSDTAEDAQLTLWALYEQHYRGFEDVAGELEWDPQLIGVRRGLEQDFERTLRARMPEVPEPDGFAEKFFDFVADHDGPSLAAHVRRKATEEQVRELLRHRTIYHLKEADHTTWVIPRLSDRVKAAVMELQFDEYGGGDPNLLHAHLFARGLQDSGLNSEYGAYINEAPLEVLEENNAMSLFGLNRRLRAASLGFLAAFEATSSAPSRRMAQGLKRLGFPESMIEYYTEHVEADAVHEQLAVRTICGALLEEEPGLHDDVYLGAFSALDLADRYAERMLKQWAG
- a CDS encoding GlsB/YeaQ/YmgE family stress response membrane protein → MIGFIVAGLVIGALARLVKPGKQNLGLLATLLLGLAGSVIGGLVANLLGTGDIFELNILGFIVAVVAAVALIGTAEGLAGRNRSRSRSH
- a CDS encoding DUF3618 domain-containing protein, producing the protein MSNNPDEIRADIERTRHELSNDVDALAEKTNPTKAVHRQGDRVRERLSTMKESVMGNPTDPYSNQQSSTGLADRAQAVADGSQHRAEDAMHAVQEAPTAVRRSTRGNPLAAGLIAMGAGWLIGSLIPASRPEQEAATKVKEQTGPLVEEAKSMAQDMGEHLKPQAQEAMDSVKETAASGAEHVKSEGQDKAGQLKDESAQSAQNVRGAAQDS
- a CDS encoding phage holin family protein; the protein is MTTDPRYEGVPTGSPAAGAAGTGPAAPGSGSTQAPEPEAETRARNESLGEMFGSFSENLSTLVRQEIQLAKAEATIEVKKAGTGAGMFAGAAWAAFFVLLFLSTALMWALGSVMHLGWAALIVAVLWGVAAAVLALMGKKNFERIKGLPQTQQTVQEIPATLNPDKETP